In Raphanus sativus cultivar WK10039 chromosome 5, ASM80110v3, whole genome shotgun sequence, the following proteins share a genomic window:
- the LOC130495169 gene encoding polyadenylate-binding protein-interacting protein 4-like isoform X4 translates to MDEEDGSLKRHSRESLVYLTKCMVGHLVEAHLTNGSVYSGIFHAAHLEKDFGIILKMASLIKDGTLGGHESGSVVVRKPPMKIFYIPSDELVQVVAKSEKSVELLTDSSISKSCRADQRRELNPWVPDGEAPEGLDNVFDKPSKRELEEKALRIAGEIEDEHTGDLHVAEERGLQTNEKFDTDEEAKYSAECPVDGFDEEGDKLLDTCNDQTFVVSSTSSVQNPASSCGQKPSSSSGKGYGGGSQSCSISDDHAGNLPSEQRSKDFAVQGSSTSESQLGERRNSNDPEAAHSNRTPEESVSGYGHGDIKEGANLGGGGGTSASKTVAEEESQVSQVSGKTKSESSFGQSASTRSSERGPAPSTSTSPGLSRSSSSSSLPSSEKSILNPDAKEFKPSQPPAPVRPQSPIAGGSFYYAAPPVQQMPRIPAGYGLQIIGSDQGFKPSRPPAPVRPQSPIAGGSFYYAAPPAPVQQMPLMPLMPAGYGLQIQPQYPEQQQLLRYPGHEYPETYYPPKAPPQYKQWQQMMMQGQQPRPPPPPYHQPGNPHNQG, encoded by the exons ATGGATGAGGAAGATGGAAGCTTGAAGAGGCATTCACGTGAGAGTTTAGTGTACCTCACAAAATGTATGGTTGGGCATCTCGTGGAAGCGCATCTAACAAATGGATCGGTTTATAGTGGTATATTCCATGCTGCTCATCTGGAGAAGGATTTTG GAATCATTCTAAAGATGGCATCCTTGATTAAAGACGGTACTTTAGGAGGGCATGAATCTGGTTCCGTGGTTGTCAGAAAGCCACCTATGAAGATATTCTATATTCCTTCAGACGAACTTGTGCAAGTTGTTGCTAAG AGTGAGAAGTCGGTGGAGCTTTTGACGGATTCTTCTATATCAAAGTCTTGTCGTGCTGATCAGAGAAGAGAGCTTAACCCCTGGGTACCTGATGGTGAAGCTCCTGAGGGTCTGGATAATGTGTTTGATAAGCCTTCgaaaag AGAGCTGGAAGAGAAAGCCCTGAGGATTGCAGGAGAGATTGAGGATGAACATACCGGAGATCTTCATGTAGCAGAG GAAAGAGGCCTTCAGACTAATGAGAAATTTGATACTGACGAGGAAGCTAAATACTCAGCTGAATGTCCAGTTGATGGATTTGATGAGGAGGGCGACAAATTGCTGGACACTTGCAACGATCAGACTTTCGTTGTTTCATCTACTTCTAGTGTCCAGAATCCAGCTTCTTCTTGTGGCCAGAAGCCATCTTCTTCTAGTGGCAAGGGCTATGGG GGTGGGAGCCAGAGCTGCTCTATATCTGATGATCACGCTGGTAACCTTCCCTCTGAACAGCGGTCCAAAGATTTTGCTGTCCAAGGCAGCAGTACCAG TGAGAGCCAGTTGGGTGAGCGAAGAAACAGCAATGATCCGGAGGCTGCCCACAGTAACAGA ACACCTGAGGAATCAGTTTCTGGTTATGGTCATGGAG ATATCAAAGAAGGTGCAAAtcttggtggtggtggtggaacCTCGGCATCGAAGACTGTTGCTGAAGAAGAAAGTCAAGTCAGTCAAGTTTCTGGTAAAACAAAATCTGAAAGCTCTTTTGGACAGTCGGCTTCTACAAGAAGTTCAGAGAGAGGACCAGCTCCGTCGACGTCAACTAGTCCTGGACTATCACGAAGCTCGTCAAGTAGTTCGTTGCCCTCATCGGAAAAGTCCATTCTTAACCCGGATGCAAAG GAATTCAAACCATCGCAACCACCAGCTCCTGTACGGCCTCAATCTCCAATTGCAGGTGGCTCGTTCTACTACGCTGCTCCACCTGTTCAGCAAATGCCTCGAATACCAGCTGGATACGGA TTGCAGATCATTGGGTCTGATCAGGGATTCAAACCATCGCGACCACCAGCTCCTGTACGGCCTCAATCTCCAATTGCAGGTGGCTCATTCTACTACGCTGCTCCACCTGCACCAGTTCAGCAAATGCCTCTAATGCCTCTAATGCCTGCTGGTTACGGA TTGCAGATTCAACCGCAATATCCTGAACAACAGCAGCTGCTTCGTTATCCTGGCCACGAGTATCCTGAAACCTATTATCCTCCAAAAGCACCACCACAG TATAAGCAGTGGCAGCAGATGATGATGCAAGGACAGCAGCCTAGGCCGCCGCCTCCTCCTTACCACCAGCCG GGAAATCCACATAATCAAGGATGA
- the LOC130495169 gene encoding polyadenylate-binding protein-interacting protein 4-like isoform X2, with the protein MDEEDGSLKRHSRESLVYLTKCMVGHLVEAHLTNGSVYSGIFHAAHLEKDFGIILKMASLIKDGTLGGHESGSVVVRKPPMKIFYIPSDELVQVVAKSEKSVELLTDSSISKSCRADQRRELNPWVPDGEAPEGLDNVFDKPSKSGGWDQFKANKELFGVKSTLKVDMYTTTFDKGSWTRELEEKALRIAGEIEDEHTGDLHVAEERGLQTNEKFDTDEEAKYSAECPVDGFDEEGDKLLDTCNDQTFVVSSTSSVQNPASSCGQKPSSSSGKGYGGGSQSCSISDDHAGNLPSEQRSKDFAVQGSSTSESQLGERRNSNDPEAAHSNRTPEESVSGYGHGDIKEGANLGGGGGTSASKTVAEEESQVSQVSGKTKSESSFGQSASTRSSERGPAPSTSTSPGLSRSSSSSSLPSSEKSILNPDAKEFKPSQPPAPVRPQSPIAGGSFYYAAPPVQQMPRIPAGYGIIGSDQGFKPSRPPAPVRPQSPIAGGSFYYAAPPAPVQQMPLMPLMPAGYGLQIQPQYPEQQQLLRYPGHEYPETYYPPKAPPQYKQWQQMMMQGQQPRPPPPPYHQPGNPHNQG; encoded by the exons ATGGATGAGGAAGATGGAAGCTTGAAGAGGCATTCACGTGAGAGTTTAGTGTACCTCACAAAATGTATGGTTGGGCATCTCGTGGAAGCGCATCTAACAAATGGATCGGTTTATAGTGGTATATTCCATGCTGCTCATCTGGAGAAGGATTTTG GAATCATTCTAAAGATGGCATCCTTGATTAAAGACGGTACTTTAGGAGGGCATGAATCTGGTTCCGTGGTTGTCAGAAAGCCACCTATGAAGATATTCTATATTCCTTCAGACGAACTTGTGCAAGTTGTTGCTAAG AGTGAGAAGTCGGTGGAGCTTTTGACGGATTCTTCTATATCAAAGTCTTGTCGTGCTGATCAGAGAAGAGAGCTTAACCCCTGGGTACCTGATGGTGAAGCTCCTGAGGGTCTGGATAATGTGTTTGATAAGCCTTCgaaaag TGGGGGATGGGATCAGTTTAAGGCGAATAAGGAACTGTTTGGAGTAAAGAGCACTTTGAAAGTGGACATGTATACCACAACATTTGACAAAGGTTCTTGGACCAGAGAGCTGGAAGAGAAAGCCCTGAGGATTGCAGGAGAGATTGAGGATGAACATACCGGAGATCTTCATGTAGCAGAG GAAAGAGGCCTTCAGACTAATGAGAAATTTGATACTGACGAGGAAGCTAAATACTCAGCTGAATGTCCAGTTGATGGATTTGATGAGGAGGGCGACAAATTGCTGGACACTTGCAACGATCAGACTTTCGTTGTTTCATCTACTTCTAGTGTCCAGAATCCAGCTTCTTCTTGTGGCCAGAAGCCATCTTCTTCTAGTGGCAAGGGCTATGGG GGTGGGAGCCAGAGCTGCTCTATATCTGATGATCACGCTGGTAACCTTCCCTCTGAACAGCGGTCCAAAGATTTTGCTGTCCAAGGCAGCAGTACCAG TGAGAGCCAGTTGGGTGAGCGAAGAAACAGCAATGATCCGGAGGCTGCCCACAGTAACAGA ACACCTGAGGAATCAGTTTCTGGTTATGGTCATGGAG ATATCAAAGAAGGTGCAAAtcttggtggtggtggtggaacCTCGGCATCGAAGACTGTTGCTGAAGAAGAAAGTCAAGTCAGTCAAGTTTCTGGTAAAACAAAATCTGAAAGCTCTTTTGGACAGTCGGCTTCTACAAGAAGTTCAGAGAGAGGACCAGCTCCGTCGACGTCAACTAGTCCTGGACTATCACGAAGCTCGTCAAGTAGTTCGTTGCCCTCATCGGAAAAGTCCATTCTTAACCCGGATGCAAAG GAATTCAAACCATCGCAACCACCAGCTCCTGTACGGCCTCAATCTCCAATTGCAGGTGGCTCGTTCTACTACGCTGCTCCACCTGTTCAGCAAATGCCTCGAATACCAGCTGGATACGGA ATCATTGGGTCTGATCAGGGATTCAAACCATCGCGACCACCAGCTCCTGTACGGCCTCAATCTCCAATTGCAGGTGGCTCATTCTACTACGCTGCTCCACCTGCACCAGTTCAGCAAATGCCTCTAATGCCTCTAATGCCTGCTGGTTACGGA TTGCAGATTCAACCGCAATATCCTGAACAACAGCAGCTGCTTCGTTATCCTGGCCACGAGTATCCTGAAACCTATTATCCTCCAAAAGCACCACCACAG TATAAGCAGTGGCAGCAGATGATGATGCAAGGACAGCAGCCTAGGCCGCCGCCTCCTCCTTACCACCAGCCG GGAAATCCACATAATCAAGGATGA
- the LOC130495169 gene encoding polyadenylate-binding protein-interacting protein 4-like isoform X3, with amino-acid sequence MDEEDGSLKRHSRESLVYLTKCMVGHLVEAHLTNGSVYSGIFHAAHLEKDFGIILKMASLIKDGTLGGHESGSVVVRKPPMKIFYIPSDELVQVVAKSEKSVELLTDSSISKSCRADQRRELNPWVPDGEAPEGLDNVFDKPSKSGGWDQFKANKELFGVKSTLKVDMYTTTFDKGSWTRELEEKALRIAGEIEDEHTGDLHVAEERGLQTNEKFDTDEEAKYSAECPVDGFDEEGDKLLDTCNDQTFVVSSTSSVQNPASSCGQKPSSSSGKGYGGGSQSCSISDDHAGNLPSEQRSKDFAVQGSSTSESQLGERRNSNDPEAAHSNRTPEESVSGYGHGDIKEGANLGGGGGTSASKTVAEEESQVSQVSGKTKSESSFGQSASTRSSERGPAPSTSTSPGLSRSSSSSSLPSSEKSILNPDAKEFKPSQPPAPVRPQSPIAGGSFYYAAPPVQQMPRIPAGYGLQIIGSDQGFKPSRPPAPVRPQSPIAGGSFYYAAPPAPVQQMPLMPLMPAGYGIQPQYPEQQQLLRYPGHEYPETYYPPKAPPQYKQWQQMMMQGQQPRPPPPPYHQPGNPHNQG; translated from the exons ATGGATGAGGAAGATGGAAGCTTGAAGAGGCATTCACGTGAGAGTTTAGTGTACCTCACAAAATGTATGGTTGGGCATCTCGTGGAAGCGCATCTAACAAATGGATCGGTTTATAGTGGTATATTCCATGCTGCTCATCTGGAGAAGGATTTTG GAATCATTCTAAAGATGGCATCCTTGATTAAAGACGGTACTTTAGGAGGGCATGAATCTGGTTCCGTGGTTGTCAGAAAGCCACCTATGAAGATATTCTATATTCCTTCAGACGAACTTGTGCAAGTTGTTGCTAAG AGTGAGAAGTCGGTGGAGCTTTTGACGGATTCTTCTATATCAAAGTCTTGTCGTGCTGATCAGAGAAGAGAGCTTAACCCCTGGGTACCTGATGGTGAAGCTCCTGAGGGTCTGGATAATGTGTTTGATAAGCCTTCgaaaag TGGGGGATGGGATCAGTTTAAGGCGAATAAGGAACTGTTTGGAGTAAAGAGCACTTTGAAAGTGGACATGTATACCACAACATTTGACAAAGGTTCTTGGACCAGAGAGCTGGAAGAGAAAGCCCTGAGGATTGCAGGAGAGATTGAGGATGAACATACCGGAGATCTTCATGTAGCAGAG GAAAGAGGCCTTCAGACTAATGAGAAATTTGATACTGACGAGGAAGCTAAATACTCAGCTGAATGTCCAGTTGATGGATTTGATGAGGAGGGCGACAAATTGCTGGACACTTGCAACGATCAGACTTTCGTTGTTTCATCTACTTCTAGTGTCCAGAATCCAGCTTCTTCTTGTGGCCAGAAGCCATCTTCTTCTAGTGGCAAGGGCTATGGG GGTGGGAGCCAGAGCTGCTCTATATCTGATGATCACGCTGGTAACCTTCCCTCTGAACAGCGGTCCAAAGATTTTGCTGTCCAAGGCAGCAGTACCAG TGAGAGCCAGTTGGGTGAGCGAAGAAACAGCAATGATCCGGAGGCTGCCCACAGTAACAGA ACACCTGAGGAATCAGTTTCTGGTTATGGTCATGGAG ATATCAAAGAAGGTGCAAAtcttggtggtggtggtggaacCTCGGCATCGAAGACTGTTGCTGAAGAAGAAAGTCAAGTCAGTCAAGTTTCTGGTAAAACAAAATCTGAAAGCTCTTTTGGACAGTCGGCTTCTACAAGAAGTTCAGAGAGAGGACCAGCTCCGTCGACGTCAACTAGTCCTGGACTATCACGAAGCTCGTCAAGTAGTTCGTTGCCCTCATCGGAAAAGTCCATTCTTAACCCGGATGCAAAG GAATTCAAACCATCGCAACCACCAGCTCCTGTACGGCCTCAATCTCCAATTGCAGGTGGCTCGTTCTACTACGCTGCTCCACCTGTTCAGCAAATGCCTCGAATACCAGCTGGATACGGA TTGCAGATCATTGGGTCTGATCAGGGATTCAAACCATCGCGACCACCAGCTCCTGTACGGCCTCAATCTCCAATTGCAGGTGGCTCATTCTACTACGCTGCTCCACCTGCACCAGTTCAGCAAATGCCTCTAATGCCTCTAATGCCTGCTGGTTACGGA ATTCAACCGCAATATCCTGAACAACAGCAGCTGCTTCGTTATCCTGGCCACGAGTATCCTGAAACCTATTATCCTCCAAAAGCACCACCACAG TATAAGCAGTGGCAGCAGATGATGATGCAAGGACAGCAGCCTAGGCCGCCGCCTCCTCCTTACCACCAGCCG GGAAATCCACATAATCAAGGATGA
- the LOC130495169 gene encoding polyadenylate-binding protein-interacting protein 4-like isoform X1, whose amino-acid sequence MDEEDGSLKRHSRESLVYLTKCMVGHLVEAHLTNGSVYSGIFHAAHLEKDFGIILKMASLIKDGTLGGHESGSVVVRKPPMKIFYIPSDELVQVVAKSEKSVELLTDSSISKSCRADQRRELNPWVPDGEAPEGLDNVFDKPSKSGGWDQFKANKELFGVKSTLKVDMYTTTFDKGSWTRELEEKALRIAGEIEDEHTGDLHVAEERGLQTNEKFDTDEEAKYSAECPVDGFDEEGDKLLDTCNDQTFVVSSTSSVQNPASSCGQKPSSSSGKGYGGGSQSCSISDDHAGNLPSEQRSKDFAVQGSSTSESQLGERRNSNDPEAAHSNRTPEESVSGYGHGDIKEGANLGGGGGTSASKTVAEEESQVSQVSGKTKSESSFGQSASTRSSERGPAPSTSTSPGLSRSSSSSSLPSSEKSILNPDAKEFKPSQPPAPVRPQSPIAGGSFYYAAPPVQQMPRIPAGYGLQIIGSDQGFKPSRPPAPVRPQSPIAGGSFYYAAPPAPVQQMPLMPLMPAGYGLQIQPQYPEQQQLLRYPGHEYPETYYPPKAPPQYKQWQQMMMQGQQPRPPPPPYHQPGNPHNQG is encoded by the exons ATGGATGAGGAAGATGGAAGCTTGAAGAGGCATTCACGTGAGAGTTTAGTGTACCTCACAAAATGTATGGTTGGGCATCTCGTGGAAGCGCATCTAACAAATGGATCGGTTTATAGTGGTATATTCCATGCTGCTCATCTGGAGAAGGATTTTG GAATCATTCTAAAGATGGCATCCTTGATTAAAGACGGTACTTTAGGAGGGCATGAATCTGGTTCCGTGGTTGTCAGAAAGCCACCTATGAAGATATTCTATATTCCTTCAGACGAACTTGTGCAAGTTGTTGCTAAG AGTGAGAAGTCGGTGGAGCTTTTGACGGATTCTTCTATATCAAAGTCTTGTCGTGCTGATCAGAGAAGAGAGCTTAACCCCTGGGTACCTGATGGTGAAGCTCCTGAGGGTCTGGATAATGTGTTTGATAAGCCTTCgaaaag TGGGGGATGGGATCAGTTTAAGGCGAATAAGGAACTGTTTGGAGTAAAGAGCACTTTGAAAGTGGACATGTATACCACAACATTTGACAAAGGTTCTTGGACCAGAGAGCTGGAAGAGAAAGCCCTGAGGATTGCAGGAGAGATTGAGGATGAACATACCGGAGATCTTCATGTAGCAGAG GAAAGAGGCCTTCAGACTAATGAGAAATTTGATACTGACGAGGAAGCTAAATACTCAGCTGAATGTCCAGTTGATGGATTTGATGAGGAGGGCGACAAATTGCTGGACACTTGCAACGATCAGACTTTCGTTGTTTCATCTACTTCTAGTGTCCAGAATCCAGCTTCTTCTTGTGGCCAGAAGCCATCTTCTTCTAGTGGCAAGGGCTATGGG GGTGGGAGCCAGAGCTGCTCTATATCTGATGATCACGCTGGTAACCTTCCCTCTGAACAGCGGTCCAAAGATTTTGCTGTCCAAGGCAGCAGTACCAG TGAGAGCCAGTTGGGTGAGCGAAGAAACAGCAATGATCCGGAGGCTGCCCACAGTAACAGA ACACCTGAGGAATCAGTTTCTGGTTATGGTCATGGAG ATATCAAAGAAGGTGCAAAtcttggtggtggtggtggaacCTCGGCATCGAAGACTGTTGCTGAAGAAGAAAGTCAAGTCAGTCAAGTTTCTGGTAAAACAAAATCTGAAAGCTCTTTTGGACAGTCGGCTTCTACAAGAAGTTCAGAGAGAGGACCAGCTCCGTCGACGTCAACTAGTCCTGGACTATCACGAAGCTCGTCAAGTAGTTCGTTGCCCTCATCGGAAAAGTCCATTCTTAACCCGGATGCAAAG GAATTCAAACCATCGCAACCACCAGCTCCTGTACGGCCTCAATCTCCAATTGCAGGTGGCTCGTTCTACTACGCTGCTCCACCTGTTCAGCAAATGCCTCGAATACCAGCTGGATACGGA TTGCAGATCATTGGGTCTGATCAGGGATTCAAACCATCGCGACCACCAGCTCCTGTACGGCCTCAATCTCCAATTGCAGGTGGCTCATTCTACTACGCTGCTCCACCTGCACCAGTTCAGCAAATGCCTCTAATGCCTCTAATGCCTGCTGGTTACGGA TTGCAGATTCAACCGCAATATCCTGAACAACAGCAGCTGCTTCGTTATCCTGGCCACGAGTATCCTGAAACCTATTATCCTCCAAAAGCACCACCACAG TATAAGCAGTGGCAGCAGATGATGATGCAAGGACAGCAGCCTAGGCCGCCGCCTCCTCCTTACCACCAGCCG GGAAATCCACATAATCAAGGATGA
- the LOC108858930 gene encoding uncharacterized protein LOC108858930 — protein MEFLNVCLLLAMILSSLFVHSQQQDQARTFSPPPPPSPTLQANTPPPPPPQNSVGILTPPPPSPPPHNSVGILTPPPPPSPSPPPPSPKPPPPPPPPALASPPPANRNKSRRLRPPSPPPPPPPRIFKQPEKSGLNRGKTVGLVFAGFAGMLQICVVAFLVFKRKQLLRMTHTY, from the coding sequence ATGGAGTTTCTGAATGTTTGTTTACTCCTCGCTATGATTCTCAGCTCCCTCTTTGTCCATTCACAACAACAAGATCAAGCCCGGACTTTTtcaccgcctcctcctccttcgcCGACTCTTCAAGCTAACacgcctcctcctccgccgcctcaAAACAGCGTTGGCATTCTGACTCCTCCGCCTCCTTCTCCTCCGCCTCATAACAGCGTCGGCATTCTgactcctcctccgccgccttcTCCATCACCACCGCCGCCGAGTCCaaaacctcctcctcctcctcctccgcctgcGCTAGCTTCTCCTCCACCTGCTAACAGAAACAAATCACGGAGGCTACGACCGCCATCTCCGCCTCCTCCGCCGCCTCCACGGATCTTCAAACAGCCAGAGAAAAGTGGATTAAACAGAGGGAAGACGGTTGGTCTTGTGTTCGCTGGGTTCGCAGGGATGCTGCAGATATGCGTTGTTGCCTTCTTGGTTTTCAAAAGAAAGCAGCTTTTAAGGATGACACATACTTACTGA